The window CGTGAAATAGGTAACTTCCTGGAAAAAAACTAaccaaaacaatagaacagattcAAGAACCATGGAAGAATTTGAATCTTCAACATTCATGGGGAAACAATTTCCAAGTTCGAAAAATTTGTCCCAATAATGAATTTGTCACGTAGTTTTGTAGATAATTTCTTAACACTTAAAGACACAGAAATTCCTTTGTTCTATTTATGTGCTGATGGCCAGTGTTTTAACATAGGGATGTCCCCACAAAATCCAGATTCCTGGTTACTCTCgaaaaatgaaaagatctgaAACCACAGAGCCAACATCTTGCATGAGAGCAGTGGGCCAAAGTGTACTGGGGTCTTGCCTTTCCTTGGGTCATTTGCTCTCCAGATGACATTGGCctcggggagggggaggagtgggtTATAGGATGTTGCCATTGCTCAGTATGGGTGTTTTTGATTCTTTGAGATCTGTAGTTGCGCTCTTAGGTGATTTCTGGGGTGGATTTGACCCACTGGAGTTTTCAAGGACAAAGTTCTGTCTTGTGGAAGGTCTATTCCTTCTTTGACTGTTATTCAACTCATCAGGTACTTGGGTTTATTGGAATCATTTGTGATACAGGAGGCTGTGGCTCTTCCTCAGGCAATGGGGTGTGGTGGTGACAGGCACGTGGACTTGTGTTTTTCAGGCTCATATCCCCTCATGGCAGTGTCAAATGCAGTGAGTGGCCCCGTGCGGGGCTCGCTGACCGTGCAGTGTCGCTATGAACCCGGGTGGGAGACCTACAAGAAGTGGTGGTGTCGAGGAGCTAATTGGGAGAACTGCCGTATCCTTGTGAAAACCAATGGATCAGGGGAGAAAGCAAAGGGTAACCAAGTGTCCATCCAGGACAATCAGAAAATGCACATGTTCACCGTGACCATGGAGGAGCTCAGGTGGAACGATGCAGACACCTATTGGTGTGGGATTGAGAGATATGGAACTGACCTTGGGGTCAAAGTCAAAGTGACCATTGACCCAGGTAAGAGTATGTGTAAGTGTGGCTGTGTGTCTTTAGAGCCTGCTCTGTCCTGGGCCCTGAGGTTCCTCTCCAGTGACTTCAGTGTCACTCAGAGTGAACTGTCACACAGGGTGGTTGAGTCCTGAGTTCTCCTAGAACCCGAATGACCCCTTAGATGCTCTCACGGATCCCAACACCCTCCTCCAGGACTGGATCAAGCCTTTTTGGGCATGTGTTTCTCTGCACAGCTCAGTGTCTGAGTCTATTGCCCACAGAGATCAAGGTGATGGTCCCAGTTTCAGCCCATAGGCCAAAGGGACCTCCTTCCATGGGACC of the Neofelis nebulosa isolate mNeoNeb1 chromosome 16, mNeoNeb1.pri, whole genome shotgun sequence genome contains:
- the LOC131498144 gene encoding CMRF35-like molecule 5, giving the protein MWLLPVLFLPIVQGSYPLMAVSNAVSGPVRGSLTVQCRYEPGWETYKKWWCRGANWENCRILVKTNGSGEKAKGNQVSIQDNQKMHMFTVTMEELRWNDADTYWCGIERYGTDLGVKVKVTIDPVTMQCHYSPEWETYVRSWCPDADLSSCTILVQTAGSELKKNRVSINQKMHTFSMTIWRE